The region GTCGCCATCGGCGCTCAATCAGGTCCGCATCGACCTGCAGCAAGCCGACGCCGTGTTCGCCTGCGACCTGGTGGTCTCGGCCATGCCGGAAGGCTTGTCGGTCATGCGCCGCGGCCACACCAAAGTGATCGCCAACGACCGCGAAATCCCGACTGCCGATTTCACGCGCAACCCAGATGCCTCGATCAACAAGGAAGGCCTGCTCGACAAGCTGGCCGCCTCGGCCGGCGCCGATAACGTCGTGCAAATTGACGCACAGGACACGGCGCTGCGTTTCCTCGGCGACCCGATCGGCGGCAACATCCTGCTGATGGGTTACGCCTGGCAACGCGGCCTGGTGCCGGTAGGCCTGCCGGCAATGATGCGCGCCATCGAGTTGAACGGCGTCGCCGTCGACATGAACAAGCGCGCCTTCACCCTCGGCCGCCTCGCCGCCGCCGACGCCGCTGCACTGGACAAGCTCGGCAAGCCGAAGCAGCAGGTCATCCAGTTCGCCGCACCGAAGTCGCTGGCCGACACGGTCGCCTTCCGTATCGACTGGCTGACCAAGTACCAGAACCGTGCCTACGCCCGCCGCTACGAAGAAGCCGTGGCCGCCGTCGAACGCGCCGAAGCAAGGTTGGAAGACAACGCCTCCAGGCGCCCGATCAGCAAGATGGTCGCGCGCAACCTGTTCAAGCTGATGGCCTACAAGGACGAATACGAAGTCGCACGCCTGCACGCCGACCCGGTATTCCGCGAACAGATCGCCGCGCAGTTCGACGGCGACTACAAGCTGGCCTTCCACCTCGCGCCGCCGATGCTGGCGCGCAAGAAACCGGGCTCAGATGTGCCGGCCAAGATGCGTTTTGGGGCGTGGATGATGTCGGGGTTTGCAGTGCTGTCGCGATTCAAGTCGCTGCGCGGGACGCCGTTGGATGTGTTTGGCTATACCGAGGAACGGCGGCGTGAGCGGGCGTTAAGGGATCGGTATCTGGATTTTGTGTTGATGCTGGCGGATCGGCTCAATGTTGACAACAAGGGAGTGGCGTTGAAGCTGGCGCAGTTGCCGGAGCAGATTCGTGGGTATGGGCACGTTAAGCTGGCGGCGATGGATAGGGCTGATCGGGAGTGGGAGGTGTTGATGGGGGAGTTCTTGAGTGGGTCGCGCATGGATAGGCGTGCTGCGGTTTGATGGATTGATGCAGCAATCTCGGAAAATGAAAGTCGATGGCACTCAGCGTGTCATCGACTTTTTTGTTGCTTGAGGGGGCATTAAAGCAAGCGTAGTTCTCGAGAGAAATAAGACCTTGAGGGTCCGTTTCTGCTCGAATCATTGTCCGGGAACGTATCGATCCCGTCCACGTACGTGCCAGCCGAGACGACCGCGGACAATCCTATGACGACGTTCGTCTTTCGTTGTCGATTCACGTCATGTCTTCCATCCATTCATAAGAAAAAATGGCTGCCGGAAGCGTGTTGCCAAAAAAATAATCACTGCTGCAGATCAGAAGCAAGCCCACCTTGCATGTCACGCGCAACAACGTCCCCATCTTTCAGCTTCGATTCCACCGATACATTTTCGTCATCTGCCGGGCGGTTGTAGGGCCTCTCCTTTGGCCGACGCAGATATTCCTCAAATATTGCCAATTCTGTATTCATATTTTCCTAAAAGAGTCAGGGTTTCCCGACAGATATATTTTTGCGTCCCTTTTAGTATCTCGTTCAGCATGGCCGACACCCGTTTTCTGCATCGCCATTCACGGATTCAATCGACGCTCCAGTTCCAGGCGTCCGGGCAGTGGCTTGTATGTCCGGAGTGGGTGACTTGGGTGCAGATGCTCCATGCGGTTAATCCAAGACAAATCTTTCGTTTGCTCATCATGAATCTGATACCGATTGGAGAAGTCTCCGCGCAGATCCACTGTGGCGCGCCGCTGCCCTGGAATGTCCGGGATGTGGAAGGGAAGTTGTTGCTGGCGCGCGGCCATCTGGTCGAGACGATGGCGATGCAGCACAACCTTTTGCGGCGCGGTGTGTTTGTGGATGCGGACGAGGTTCAGGCCAGCCGGGAATCGTCGCCATTGCTGTTTGGTGGCACCCAGCGCCCGGTATTGCCATTCGCTGCACAGTGGGACGCTGTGGAAAAACGCTTGACTGCGCTGCTCGCGAATTATCGCGACGCGCAATTCCTGAGCGGAATCCGCGACGTGGAATCCATGATCACCATCGCCTCGGAAGAACACGCCGACCAGACAATCTATTCGGTCATCCGGCACGATCAGGAGCGCTTCGCTGCCTACGGAATCACGCATTCGATCCACGTCGCATGCGTCTGCAGCATTCTCGCCAAACGGCTCGGTTGGTCGAAGAAGAACAGGGAAACCGTCATCAACGCCGCGTTGACGATGAATCTGTCCATCATCGGCTTGCAAGGCGAACTTGCGCGGAGTGAGAGTGCGCCCACCAGGCAACAGCGGCAACTGATACACGTGCACCCGGCTGAAAGCGTGCGCATGCTGCAGGATGCCGGTGTGACCGATGAGGACTGGCTGCAGGCGGTTGAACAACATCACGAAAGCCCGAATGGCGGCGGTTATCCCTACGGCACGAAACACAAGCTCAGCGAATTGTCGCAAATGATCCGGTTCGCCGATATCTTCACCGCCAAGTATTCCGCACGCAAGAACAGGGCGGCGATGCCATCGAGACAGGCTGCCCAGTCGGTTTATCTGGCGAGCGACGGACATCCGATTGCATCGGCGCTGCTCAAGGAATTCGGCATCTATCCGCCGGGTTGTTTTGTGCTGCTGAAAAGCGGCGAGACGGCGGTGACGATCCGGCGCGGCCATACGCCGACGGCGCCTTTGGTGGCTGTGGTACGAGACAAGAACGGCTTGCCGATCAAGGAGCCGCTGCTGCGCGACACCGTATTGCCGCAATATGCCGTTCTGCGCACGCTTCCCAATCAGCCCACGCAGTACGATACGGCCATTCAAAGGTTGTACACCTTGACGGCTGAGTAGGCAGTCGATGACGACGGCGTTGGTGGTGTGCCTTTACGCGAGGCGTTCAATCACCTGCGCATGCTGAGGCCAGGTCCGCGTGAGCACCTCTTTGTCGGCGAGTTCGAATTCCTCGAATTCGAAGCCCGGGGCCACCGTGCATCCAACCAGGGAATGGCCTTGCGGATCTGCGCATTCCGCGGCGAACCAAGCGCCGGCAGGCACCAATGCCTGGAATTCTGCGCCGTCGTGGATCACGGGATTGCCCAAGCGGAGCACGGTCAGATTGCCGGTCTGCTCGAGGACGTAAATGTGCAGGGGCGACCCGTCATAGAAATGCCACATTTCATCGGACTTGATCCGATGCCAGGCAGATCTCTCACCGGCGCATAGCAAATAGTAGATCGCAGTTGAGGCTGAGCGGATGAGTCCATCGCTTGCTCGCGCAACTTCCATTGCGGCACGATAGGTTTCCCTGAAGTGACCGCCCTCAGGATGCGGCAGGAGACGAAGGCGAGAAATCAGTTCTGCGGGTGTGGAAACACGTTCATTCATATTTACCTCATTTCGACATGAGCTCCCCTACGACGCATCTGCGTCATAACGCAATACTGTTTGAATGCGTGAATTTGCCTGAATTTTCTGGGTAGGGGAAGCGCTTGCAAGCGATTCCCTTCGAATCCCCCGTGTAAGCCGCGCAGGCGGCTTACTTCTCTCCGAGAATAGGGTTTGCTGCGCAAACAAAATGGGGACAACAAATAAAAATGCCCGCTTGCGCGGGCATTTTTATTCTGACGAGAGGGGAATTACCATTCTGCTCTAGATGTCTCTAGAATACGGAAGAAACAAAAACATTTCTAAAAACGTACCCCCGAATGTACCCCCTTTATTTTTCCCGTCGGTGAAAATTAAATAAAATTTCCGACGTAAAGCGAAAAAATACGACTGGCACGTAAATGCTAAAATCGACTAACGGTCTCGTCGTCCTCGTAACAGTTAGTGATTCCAAAATAAGTATAAAAGTCGCTGTTCAGTTTTAAGCAATCATGCGACGCATCAGTTACTTTTAACAAAGCATGGAGGCGGAGCATGTGCGCCCCTTGGAGCGCATATGAGGCAAGTCACAAGAAATAATCATTATGTTCCTGAGTGGTACCAGTACGATTT is a window of Herbaspirillum hiltneri N3 DNA encoding:
- a CDS encoding cupin domain-containing protein, whose translation is MNERVSTPAELISRLRLLPHPEGGHFRETYRAAMEVARASDGLIRSASTAIYYLLCAGERSAWHRIKSDEMWHFYDGSPLHIYVLEQTGNLTVLRLGNPVIHDGAEFQALVPAGAWFAAECADPQGHSLVGCTVAPGFEFEEFELADKEVLTRTWPQHAQVIERLA
- a CDS encoding HD-GYP domain-containing protein, which translates into the protein MADTRFLHRHSRIQSTLQFQASGQWLVCPEWVTWVQMLHAVNPRQIFRLLIMNLIPIGEVSAQIHCGAPLPWNVRDVEGKLLLARGHLVETMAMQHNLLRRGVFVDADEVQASRESSPLLFGGTQRPVLPFAAQWDAVEKRLTALLANYRDAQFLSGIRDVESMITIASEEHADQTIYSVIRHDQERFAAYGITHSIHVACVCSILAKRLGWSKKNRETVINAALTMNLSIIGLQGELARSESAPTRQQRQLIHVHPAESVRMLQDAGVTDEDWLQAVEQHHESPNGGGYPYGTKHKLSELSQMIRFADIFTAKYSARKNRAAMPSRQAAQSVYLASDGHPIASALLKEFGIYPPGCFVLLKSGETAVTIRRGHTPTAPLVAVVRDKNGLPIKEPLLRDTVLPQYAVLRTLPNQPTQYDTAIQRLYTLTAE